One part of the Aspergillus luchuensis IFO 4308 DNA, chromosome 5, nearly complete sequence genome encodes these proteins:
- a CDS encoding putative isochorismatase family hydrolase (COG:Q;~EggNog:ENOG410PGA3;~InterPro:IPR000868,IPR036380;~PFAM:PF00857;~SECRETED:SignalP(1-19)) — translation MRFSNILAALALGVSSVQAWNRIDKDNAALLVIDHQVGLTQLVRDYSTNDFRNNIIAHAAIGKAFDLPTILTSSSDTGPNGLLLKEITDMHPNATFVRRQGEVNAWDNAEFRAAVKATGKKQLIIGGIVTEVCTAFLALSLIDEGYEVYANTEASGTFDAKLAIDANRRMEKAGVTLMGIFAIVCDLMRDWRNTPGLNELLPWFDQYQFAYGLVARHHAGAILNGTLSAVEETLI, via the exons ATGCGTTTCAGCAACATTCTCGCAGCCTTGGCTCTTGGAGTCTCCTCGGTTCAGGCGTGGAACCGTATCGACAAGGACAATGCG GCCCTTCTTGTGATTGACCACCAGGTCGGTCTCACCCAGCTGGTGCGCGACTACAGCACCAACGACTTCCGCAACAACATCATTGCCCACGCCGCCATCGGCAAGGCCTTCGACCTTCCCACCATTttgacctcctcctccgatACTGGCCCCAACGGTCTTCTCCTCAAGGAGATCACCGACATGCACCCCAACGCCACTTTCGTCCGCCGTCAAGGTGAGGTCAACGCCTGGGACAATGCTGAGTTCCGTGCTGCCGTCAAGGCTACtggcaagaagcagctgatCATCGGTGGAATTGTCACTGAAGTTT GCACCGCTTTCTTGGCTCTCTCCCTGATCGATGAGGGCTACGAGGTGTATGCCAACACCGAGGCCAGCGGTACATTTGATGCCAAGCTCGCCATCGATGCCAACCGCCGCATGGAGAAGGCCGGTGTCACGCTGATGGGTATCTTCGCCATTGTCTGCGACCTCATGCGCGACTGGCGCAACACCCCCGGCTTGAACGAGCTCCTCCCCTGGTTCGACCA GTATCAGTTCGCTTACGGTCTGGTTGCTCGCCACCACGCTGGTGCCATTCTCAACGGTACCCTGTCTGCTGTCGAGGAGACTCTGATCTAA
- a CDS encoding MFS transporter (COG:D,K,T;~EggNog:ENOG410PICG;~InterPro:IPR020846,IPR011701,IPR036259;~PFAM:PF07690;~TransMembrane:12 (i38-59o71-93i105-123o129-149i161-180o192-214i247-270o282-302i314-332o338-361i373-394o406-424i);~go_function: GO:0022857 - transmembrane transporter activity [Evidence IEA];~go_process: GO:0055085 - transmembrane transport [Evidence IEA]) yields MSTVDSPLLGHRPQHPHPSDVEHPLSHSKRRQGPGSHVLKVLAVFWTFLIMGAGDAAYGPLIPYLEKYYDISHGTVSLLFLSPICGYTLAALLNSEVHVQVGRRGIAFISAACHLLTFSIVSLHPRFPIVVVSFVLSGFGNGLADSGWNAWISSLSRSNELLGMLHGLYGLGAVLSPLIVSGLVTKANVPWFYFYTIMAVCATMEAVICTIAFWDDRPIARGAGDDSDDSEHGSLKRALFQQPYARVTWICALFLLIYVGIEVALGGWTVAFMMQVRHGSPFASGMAVTGFWLGITCGRIFLGFVTPIIGEEPAVTLYSVLAIIFGFIFWLVPNFNVSAVAVSLQGFFLGPLFPVLIAVATKLLPQSLHVSSIGFASAIGGAGAALMPSAIGAVAEARGVQILQPFILGLSGVALVLWMCLWWISKSNSRTSS; encoded by the exons ATGTCCACAGTCGACAGCCCCTTGCTGGGGCACAGacctcaacaccctcacccAAGTGATGTTGAGCATCCACTGAGCCACAGTAAACGGCGGCAGGGACCCGGCTCCCATGTCCTCAAAGTTCTAGCTGTCTTCTGGACATTTCTGATCATGGGTGCGGGTGATGCAGCATATGGG CCTTTAATTCCCTAC CTTGAAAAATACTACGACATCTCACACGGCACCGTTTCGCTTCTATTCCTATCTCCCATTTGTGGCTACACGCTTGCGGCACTCCTGAACAGCGAAGTTCACGTCCAAGTGGGCCGTCGCGGTATCGCTTTCATTTCAGCGGCCTGCCACTTGCTAACGTTTAGTATCGTCTCCTTGCATCCTCGATTCCCTATCGTTGTGGTATCTTTTGTGCTGTCTGGGTTCGGGAACGGGTTAGCAGACTCGGGATGGAACGCTTGGATAAGCAGCCTGTCTCGATCGAATGAATTACTGGGGATGCTTCATGGTTTGTATGGACTGGGAGCTGTACTAAGCCCATTGATCGTGTCCGGACTGGTAACTAAGGCCAATGTTCCGTGGTTCTACTTTTACACTATTATG GCTGTGTGCGCTACTATGGAAGCTGTTATCTGCACCATCGCCTTCTGGGATGATAGACCGATCGCCAGAGGAGCGGGCGATGATTCCGATGACAGCGAACATGGTAGCCTGAAACGTGCTCTTTTCCAACAGCCCTATGCTCGGGTGACTTGGATCTGCGCGCTCTTCCTGCTCATTTACGTCGGCATTGAAGTCGCTTTGGGCGGATGGACAGTGGCCTTCATGATGCAGGTACGCCATGGTAGCCCATTTGCCAGCGGCATGGCTGTTACAGGATTCTGGCTGGGCATCACCTGTGGCCGCATTTTCCTCGGATTTGTTACGCCGATAATAGGCGAAGAACCGGCTGTTACA CTATATTCCGTGTTGGCGATAATTttcggcttcatcttctggctCGTGCCAAATTTCAACGTCTCGGCAGTCGCAGTCTCCCTGCAAGGCTTCTTTCTTGGCCCTCTATTCCCGGTCCTCATTGCAGTGGCCACCAAGCTGCTTCCCCAATCACTGCACGTGAGCTCGATCGGGTTTGCCTCGGCGATCGGAGGGGCTGGAGCAGCATTGATGCCGTCGGCGATTGGTGCAGTCGCAGAAGCCAGAGGGGTCCAGATTCTGCAGCCTTTCATTCTTGGGCTCTCGGGTGTGGCCCTGGTATTGTGGATGTGTTTGTGGTGGATTTCAAAAAGTAATTCAAGGACATCGAGTTAA